Proteins from a genomic interval of Microcoleus sp. AS-A8:
- a CDS encoding phage tail protein → MPELRAIPTSRFYVEFQGLEQKMVKSVTELNFKGQTAGHKTPLASSKNGMTLWQTTSAGWEQNPNFTIEVYIAEGDMDFYNWMKSTMPKSDGGDGAWNGNRRDGSIVGYDSDDKEVTRWNITKAWIKSYQLADLATDKSDLVVEKYEIVCEQMNRVK, encoded by the coding sequence ATGCCTGAACTCAGAGCAATCCCTACTAGTAGGTTTTACGTAGAATTTCAGGGTCTTGAGCAGAAGATGGTCAAGAGTGTAACGGAGCTGAACTTTAAGGGGCAAACGGCTGGTCACAAAACCCCTTTAGCTTCATCGAAAAACGGAATGACACTTTGGCAAACTACCTCGGCAGGTTGGGAGCAAAATCCCAACTTCACGATTGAAGTTTATATCGCTGAAGGGGACATGGATTTCTACAACTGGATGAAATCTACTATGCCCAAAAGTGATGGAGGTGACGGAGCCTGGAACGGAAACCGTAGAGATGGTTCAATTGTCGGCTACGATTCAGACGATAAAGAAGTAACACGTTGGAACATCACTAAAGCTTGGATTAAGTCCTATCAATTAGCCGATTTGGCTACCGACAAATCCGACTTGGTCGTCGAGAAGTATGAAATCGTCTGCGAGCAAATGAATCGGGTGAAATAG
- a CDS encoding phage tail assembly protein, which yields MGSENPIRTEFNFILPRGLVDAQGAVHRQGVMRLATARDEISVQKDSRVQRDSAYGVLVMLSRVIIRLGSLSSVTPELLEELFTRDLAYLREFYNRINQQGNAYIPVECPQCSNPFSVELSLSGES from the coding sequence ATGGGAAGTGAAAATCCAATCCGTACAGAATTTAATTTTATTCTCCCCAGAGGCTTAGTTGATGCCCAAGGGGCTGTTCATCGCCAAGGTGTGATGCGTCTGGCAACCGCTAGAGATGAAATTAGTGTGCAAAAAGACTCCCGTGTTCAGCGGGATTCAGCCTATGGGGTGTTGGTGATGCTCTCGCGGGTCATTATCCGTTTAGGCAGTCTCTCTTCAGTAACGCCTGAACTTTTAGAAGAACTTTTTACTCGCGATTTAGCTTACTTGCGAGAGTTTTACAATCGCATTAATCAACAGGGTAATGCTTATATTCCTGTTGAGTGTCCGCAATGCAGTAACCCCTTTAGTGTGGAGCTTTCCCTGTCGGGGGAATCTTAA
- a CDS encoding phage tail protein, giving the protein MAKGEVLACSKFYLQFDGLEDLVLKSCTGPKITLESAGDTTSYGVSKGGKSVIQATVTGVSNGTITAVYVASVEDDRLVKWHQESHSEAIAGGGSKNKGELKTGSLILYNQAGEEAARWNMTGIMPISYKSSKFDPSSKELATETVEFAYHSILRVK; this is encoded by the coding sequence ATGGCTAAAGGTGAAGTTCTTGCTTGTTCTAAGTTTTACCTCCAGTTTGATGGTCTAGAAGATTTAGTGTTGAAGAGTTGTACTGGACCAAAGATTACGCTGGAGTCTGCTGGGGATACAACCTCCTATGGTGTAAGCAAGGGAGGAAAAAGTGTGATTCAGGCTACTGTTACTGGCGTCAGTAATGGGACGATAACTGCTGTGTATGTTGCTTCTGTTGAAGACGACAGACTTGTCAAATGGCATCAAGAGTCGCACTCTGAAGCAATTGCTGGAGGAGGGTCGAAAAACAAAGGGGAGCTTAAAACGGGTTCCCTGATTCTGTACAACCAAGCGGGTGAGGAGGCGGCTCGCTGGAATATGACGGGGATAATGCCGATTAGTTATAAATCGTCAAAATTCGATCCATCTAGCAAAGAGCTAGCCACAGAAACGGTAGAGTTTGCATACCATTCAATTCTCCGTGTCAAATAG
- a CDS encoding HAMP domain-containing histidine kinase, whose product MKGSQQPLAQEEQPSSSTSSSPCTPRSLDTRHVLQQQIQQFAIALPVVATWVVYTDPDQDKRQSLVHYTPKPGSSYPDLTDLESEGWLFESLPTLTLREVLTLDSSLRAFGCLLDLYHSQAEYLLLWTDAPLSDHQKHWAEQQAQFLMNYLVMSRECSRQHTEIQLLEQVVRRAEHQLRNPLALISLYAENLTLGSPAGTMKDQAKLIGETVHDLSSSLTDLLSCGQQAKLHVAPHDLESIVQESIKGLQPWSEKKQVQIVCDETPVTLAVDRWQMKQVFDNLLSNAVYFSPQAGRVTCNWMVFRDEVLVNISDQGAGLSEEDLKQAFTPFYTRRPGGTGLGLAIAKKIILDHKGSLWVQNLSSGGAQFSFSLPRS is encoded by the coding sequence ATGAAGGGTAGTCAGCAACCATTGGCTCAAGAGGAGCAGCCATCGTCCTCCACAAGCTCTTCTCCCTGTACACCTCGCTCTCTGGATACGAGGCATGTCTTACAGCAGCAAATTCAACAGTTCGCGATCGCACTGCCAGTTGTAGCCACTTGGGTTGTTTACACCGACCCGGATCAGGACAAGCGCCAATCGCTTGTTCACTATACACCCAAGCCCGGTTCCTCTTATCCTGATTTAACAGACCTAGAATCAGAGGGATGGTTGTTCGAGTCCCTGCCCACCTTGACGCTAAGAGAAGTTTTAACACTCGATAGTAGTCTGAGGGCGTTTGGTTGTCTCTTGGATTTGTATCACTCCCAAGCTGAGTATTTGCTCTTATGGACAGATGCGCCTCTTTCTGATCATCAAAAACATTGGGCAGAGCAGCAAGCACAATTTTTGATGAACTATTTAGTGATGAGTCGAGAATGTTCTCGTCAACACACAGAAATTCAATTATTGGAGCAAGTCGTTCGACGGGCAGAACATCAGCTACGTAATCCCTTAGCCTTGATTAGTCTTTATGCAGAAAATTTAACGCTGGGTTCGCCTGCTGGTACGATGAAAGACCAAGCCAAGCTCATTGGTGAAACCGTCCATGATCTGAGTAGCAGCTTAACTGATTTGCTCTCCTGTGGACAGCAAGCCAAACTACATGTTGCCCCTCATGACTTGGAGAGCATTGTGCAAGAGAGTATTAAGGGATTGCAACCTTGGTCAGAGAAAAAACAGGTACAAATTGTCTGTGATGAAACGCCTGTTACCTTAGCGGTTGATCGCTGGCAGATGAAGCAAGTTTTTGACAATCTGCTCAGTAATGCGGTGTATTTCAGCCCGCAAGCCGGAAGGGTGACGTGCAATTGGATGGTGTTTCGAGATGAAGTCCTCGTTAATATTTCCGATCAAGGAGCAGGGCTTTCTGAAGAAGACCTGAAACAGGCGTTTACTCCCTTCTATACTCGGCGTCCAGGGGGGACAGGGTTAGGTTTAGCGATCGCAAAAAAAATCATTCTCGACCATAAGGGCAGCCTGTGGGTGCAAAACCTTTCCAGTGGTGGGGCACAGTTTTCCTTTTCCCTCCCTCGCTCCTAA
- a CDS encoding DUF4255 domain-containing protein: protein MIPAVAQTLAKILAGGTSLISTEQIDFNHPSWRKNAEPGLNLYCYDLRANSQVQQLERQVESSHNPGQLQAALVNGSTLWFDVSFLVSAWDYTALGEQRLLSEALMLLLQHRCLNEELLACELRGHGHLSLTVSTAHAPDTAALWSALGVPLRPALYVTVTIPFTLPDTPVNPELYLQGGVIDSDQLKARL from the coding sequence ATGATCCCTGCTGTTGCCCAAACCTTGGCAAAAATCCTGGCTGGGGGGACTTCTCTAATCAGTACCGAGCAAATTGATTTCAATCACCCTAGTTGGCGAAAGAATGCGGAACCAGGGCTAAACCTATATTGCTATGACCTACGAGCAAACAGCCAGGTGCAGCAGTTAGAGCGGCAGGTAGAGTCTAGCCATAACCCAGGTCAACTGCAAGCGGCTCTAGTGAACGGCTCAACCCTGTGGTTTGATGTGTCGTTTCTAGTCAGCGCCTGGGACTATACCGCCTTAGGGGAACAGCGTCTGCTGTCAGAGGCATTAATGCTGCTGTTGCAGCATCGTTGCCTAAATGAGGAGTTACTTGCTTGTGAGTTACGAGGTCACGGTCACTTATCACTAACTGTTTCTACAGCTCATGCCCCAGATACAGCAGCGCTATGGAGTGCGTTGGGTGTGCCATTACGTCCGGCTTTGTACGTGACGGTAACAATACCCTTCACCCTTCCAGACACTCCTGTTAATCCAGAACTTTACCTTCAAGGAGGTGTGATTGACTCTGACCAGCTAAAGGCAAGATTGTAA
- a CDS encoding phage tail protein, protein MPELEILTTNRFYLELKLDGSVEPVDAYFMECQGFKRTQEVIEVCEVTPQKWGKAGTTAGRVVRTKVPGNVKSNNLILRRGMTSSITLWNWFNEVEQGGWSKQRKNGDLVIYNQGSEEQARFRFLGGWPTTFKISDVKAGGKDFAIEEMELAVEEFTRVK, encoded by the coding sequence ATGCCTGAATTAGAAATTCTCACCACTAATCGTTTTTACCTGGAACTCAAACTGGATGGTAGTGTAGAACCAGTAGATGCTTATTTTATGGAGTGCCAAGGTTTCAAACGGACTCAAGAGGTGATCGAAGTTTGTGAGGTGACTCCTCAAAAATGGGGCAAGGCTGGGACTACTGCGGGTCGAGTTGTTCGGACTAAAGTTCCTGGCAATGTCAAAAGTAATAATTTGATTTTGCGCCGAGGCATGACATCTTCAATCACCCTTTGGAACTGGTTTAATGAAGTTGAGCAAGGGGGTTGGTCAAAGCAACGTAAAAATGGCGATTTAGTCATCTATAACCAGGGAAGTGAAGAGCAGGCAAGATTTCGATTTTTGGGGGGTTGGCCGACTACTTTTAAAATTTCTGATGTCAAGGCGGGTGGCAAGGATTTTGCCATCGAAGAGATGGAATTAGCCGTTGAGGAGTTTACGCGGGTCAAATAA
- a CDS encoding DUF928 domain-containing protein, which translates to MVIQSYPRLTVVSLALSLELALSSILPAIAISPSTQQQHSEPSPQSVLAQRRARLRFKVPGIRPSRRLEGGAARGGCGIDAADKIQMKALLPDTNIGLTTTGKPTFFFQISPTSVEEGKFLLLNAKDDTIIYEQTFPLPKTGGVRSFTLPADAEALQPGKEYTWELVANCDPEDQRGNPRVQGSIKRIPPSQKLTSDLARASLRDRAAVYAEAGYWYDSLKTIADLRSTNPNDSTLINDWNDLLESAGLSKLAKEPLL; encoded by the coding sequence ATGGTGATCCAATCTTATCCCCGACTCACGGTAGTTTCTCTTGCTTTATCTCTGGAGCTAGCGCTGAGCAGTATTTTGCCAGCTATAGCGATATCTCCCTCAACTCAGCAACAGCATTCAGAACCATCGCCCCAGTCAGTTCTCGCCCAGCGTCGCGCCCGTCTACGCTTCAAAGTACCCGGTATTCGTCCCTCCCGAAGATTAGAAGGGGGAGCTGCACGGGGGGGCTGCGGTATTGACGCTGCCGACAAAATTCAAATGAAAGCGTTGCTTCCGGATACTAACATTGGCTTAACAACCACAGGAAAACCCACATTCTTTTTTCAGATTTCTCCAACCTCTGTAGAGGAAGGCAAATTCCTTTTGCTCAATGCCAAAGATGATACGATTATTTATGAGCAAACCTTCCCACTCCCCAAGACGGGTGGAGTTAGGAGCTTTACTCTTCCCGCTGATGCTGAAGCCTTACAACCTGGAAAAGAATATACCTGGGAATTGGTAGCCAATTGTGACCCTGAAGATCAAAGAGGAAATCCCCGTGTGCAAGGGTCTATTAAACGCATCCCACCCAGTCAGAAACTGACAAGTGATTTAGCAAGGGCATCCTTGCGCGATCGGGCTGCTGTTTATGCCGAGGCTGGCTACTGGTACGATAGCTTAAAAACCATCGCTGACTTACGCTCTACTAATCCTAATGATTCCACTCTAATAAACGATTGGAACGATTTGTTAGAATCGGCTGGGTTAAGCAAACTTGCTAAAGAACCTTTACTTTAG
- a CDS encoding CHASE2 domain-containing protein: MFNNFVTKIRSLFSNDNGTTTGALAFGRSVILTSVVVAGVVVGLRQLGTLEGMELRSYDQLMRSRPDQGPDERLLVVGVTEQDIQTRKEYPIKDETLAQLLAKLQEYQPRTIGVDILRDVPQGSPQGRIALEKIFKQDENIIAACKMSSVDQPGVPAALGVTEERVGFADLPIDAGGILRRSLLLSTPTPPKVAPPVQHLCNIPDPENQIPSFGFQLALLYLEGQNIQPDLTPKGELKIGSTVFHRLTDNAGSYHNAGASDYQIMLNYRSPKNAVKQVSVSEVLDGKIDPSLIKDRVVLIGYTTPIAKDDFYTPYSAGLQDSQKMPGVVIHAQHVSQILSTVLNNRPLMWCWSEGSEILWILGWSVVGGLLAWRIRRLWLFGLGVVIGVGVLYGVTYVLFLNSGWVPLVPPMIGLVATAITVVLIERGYAKAIYQGVKKLVLNIEIDEEKKQQQVAAITETESFAELQQKAAELRKNRRRNREVDNASESGKEPDEIIPIREEAEPIEIEKNEVTPTPQDAEVPAAEEDDYLKQLQKRGRRLRKNDQDSNE, encoded by the coding sequence ATGTTTAACAATTTTGTTACAAAAATTCGCTCTTTGTTTTCCAACGACAACGGCACAACGACAGGCGCATTAGCCTTTGGTCGATCGGTCATTTTAACCAGTGTTGTTGTAGCCGGAGTGGTGGTTGGATTGCGGCAGCTCGGCACATTGGAGGGAATGGAATTAAGGTCTTATGACCAGTTAATGCGATCGCGTCCGGATCAAGGCCCAGATGAGCGCTTGTTGGTCGTCGGTGTAACGGAGCAAGACATTCAAACTCGTAAAGAATACCCGATCAAGGACGAAACCCTTGCTCAACTGTTGGCGAAATTACAGGAATATCAACCCCGAACCATTGGCGTAGATATCTTAAGAGATGTTCCTCAAGGCAGTCCCCAAGGTCGGATTGCCTTAGAAAAAATCTTCAAGCAGGACGAAAACATTATTGCTGCCTGCAAAATGAGTTCGGTTGACCAACCAGGAGTTCCCGCCGCTTTGGGTGTGACCGAGGAACGAGTGGGTTTTGCCGATTTACCCATCGATGCAGGGGGAATCCTGCGCCGCAGTCTCTTACTTTCAACGCCTACCCCTCCTAAAGTTGCACCACCGGTTCAACATCTGTGTAATATTCCCGATCCTGAAAACCAAATTCCCTCCTTTGGTTTTCAGTTAGCTCTACTGTATTTAGAAGGGCAAAATATTCAACCCGATCTGACTCCAAAAGGGGAACTCAAAATTGGTTCAACCGTATTCCATCGCTTAACAGATAACGCTGGAAGTTATCACAATGCGGGGGCATCTGATTATCAAATCATGCTGAATTACCGCTCACCGAAGAATGCGGTTAAGCAAGTTTCTGTGAGTGAAGTACTCGATGGAAAAATCGACCCATCTTTAATCAAAGACCGCGTTGTTCTGATTGGCTATACAACCCCAATAGCCAAAGACGATTTCTACACTCCTTACAGTGCAGGATTGCAAGACAGCCAGAAAATGCCAGGGGTTGTGATTCATGCTCAGCATGTTAGCCAAATTCTCAGCACTGTTTTAAACAATCGCCCTTTGATGTGGTGTTGGTCGGAAGGATCCGAAATTCTGTGGATTTTGGGTTGGTCAGTAGTGGGAGGACTCTTGGCATGGCGTATCCGACGATTATGGCTGTTTGGGTTAGGAGTCGTAATCGGGGTGGGGGTATTATATGGAGTCACTTACGTTCTGTTTCTGAATTCTGGGTGGGTACCCCTAGTACCACCCATGATCGGGTTGGTGGCAACGGCAATCACAGTTGTTTTAATCGAGAGAGGATACGCGAAAGCTATCTATCAGGGAGTGAAAAAACTCGTCCTGAATATCGAAATTGATGAAGAGAAAAAGCAGCAGCAGGTAGCAGCAATTACCGAAACCGAATCTTTTGCCGAGTTACAGCAAAAAGCGGCAGAATTGCGAAAAAATCGCCGCAGAAATAGAGAAGTTGATAATGCTTCTGAGTCCGGTAAAGAGCCAGATGAAATCATACCCATTCGGGAAGAAGCTGAACCGATAGAAATAGAGAAGAATGAAGTGACACCAACGCCTCAAGATGCTGAAGTACCAGCCGCAGAAGAAGACGACTATTTAAAGCAATTACAAAAGCGGGGAAGGCGGTTGAGAAAGAATGATCAGGATTCTAATGAGTAA
- a CDS encoding phage tail sheath subtilisin-like domain-containing protein, which yields MARLDYFAPGVYVEEIDRGSRPIEGIQTNIAGFVGFTEDIRGEAEVGKPMLVTSWSQYLEYFAKQGSDGYTNYNAYLPFAVNGWFLNGGGRCWIVSIGTQLPGTEPPPPEETGLKIKTSGGNRPALLFTMQPEEVENGRVDVAILPGEPIPPENPEEDAPFNTGEYFTVVLSRDGEELERYENLTMNREAQPGVANYVATALQESQFVAVTDMSQIGQPLARRPANGRYEVSLPPIVPTAERLPQDVQGVQDDRTGIQGIFEIDEITMLACPDLMRAYEAGVLDIEQVHGIMELMISLCENSSPNPPNRMVVLDTPPDKVKPQHVVQWLNQFNRRSMFAALYYPWIKVANPRNGGRPILVPPCGHMLGVWSRTDETRGVYKAPANETPRGVIGLAYDCNFREQELLNPIGINCIRTFPNRGIRIWGARTLVEPDKTEWRYISVRRLISYIEKSIELGTQWVVFEPNDMDLWERVKRTVNNFLERLWREGALFGSTPAEAFFVKCDGELNTAETMMLGRLYIEVGVCPVRPAEFVIFRISQWSPDQ from the coding sequence ATGGCGAGATTAGATTATTTTGCTCCTGGTGTCTACGTCGAAGAAATTGACCGAGGTAGCCGCCCAATTGAAGGTATTCAAACGAATATAGCTGGATTTGTTGGCTTTACCGAGGATATACGCGGTGAAGCCGAAGTGGGTAAACCCATGCTAGTCACTAGCTGGAGCCAGTACCTGGAGTATTTCGCAAAACAAGGCTCGGATGGCTATACAAACTACAATGCCTACTTGCCCTTTGCTGTCAACGGCTGGTTCTTAAATGGAGGAGGGCGCTGTTGGATAGTGAGTATCGGCACTCAACTACCGGGTACAGAGCCACCCCCACCAGAGGAAACCGGACTCAAGATTAAAACATCGGGAGGTAACCGTCCAGCGCTGCTGTTCACCATGCAGCCTGAAGAAGTAGAAAATGGACGAGTCGATGTGGCGATTCTTCCTGGTGAACCCATACCCCCTGAAAACCCAGAGGAAGACGCCCCCTTCAACACCGGGGAATATTTTACAGTCGTGCTGAGTCGGGATGGGGAAGAACTGGAACGGTACGAGAATCTAACCATGAACCGGGAAGCTCAGCCTGGGGTAGCCAATTATGTCGCTACGGCACTTCAAGAGTCTCAGTTTGTGGCTGTTACCGATATGTCCCAAATTGGACAACCTTTAGCACGACGCCCCGCCAATGGTCGCTATGAGGTGAGTCTTCCCCCCATCGTGCCAACAGCAGAGCGTTTGCCACAAGATGTGCAGGGGGTACAGGATGATCGTACAGGTATCCAAGGGATTTTCGAGATTGACGAAATCACCATGCTGGCCTGTCCCGACTTGATGCGTGCCTACGAAGCGGGTGTATTGGATATTGAGCAGGTTCACGGCATCATGGAGCTGATGATTAGCCTGTGCGAAAACTCCTCCCCCAACCCGCCCAACCGCATGGTGGTTCTCGACACGCCGCCGGATAAAGTGAAGCCTCAGCACGTCGTGCAGTGGTTAAATCAATTCAACCGCCGTTCGATGTTTGCGGCACTCTACTATCCGTGGATTAAAGTTGCCAATCCTCGTAATGGCGGCAGACCGATTTTAGTTCCTCCCTGTGGTCATATGTTGGGAGTTTGGTCACGTACTGACGAAACGCGCGGAGTCTACAAAGCACCGGCTAACGAAACTCCTCGTGGGGTAATTGGTCTGGCTTATGACTGCAATTTCCGCGAACAGGAGCTGTTGAACCCCATCGGCATTAACTGTATCCGCACCTTCCCGAACCGGGGTATCCGCATCTGGGGGGCACGTACCTTGGTAGAACCTGATAAGACAGAATGGCGTTATATCAGTGTCCGCCGACTGATTAGCTACATCGAGAAGTCGATTGAGTTGGGGACTCAGTGGGTCGTGTTCGAGCCTAACGACATGGATTTATGGGAACGGGTGAAACGGACGGTTAATAATTTCTTAGAGCGACTTTGGCGTGAAGGTGCATTGTTTGGTTCTACGCCAGCAGAAGCCTTTTTCGTTAAGTGTGATGGGGAACTTAACACCGCTGAGACAATGATGCTGGGTCGTTTGTACATCGAAGTTGGTGTCTGTCCAGTCCGACCGGCTGAATTTGTGATCTTCCGCATCAGTCAGTGGTCTCCTGACCAATAA